One segment of uncultured Tolumonas sp. DNA contains the following:
- a CDS encoding MBL fold metallo-hydrolase produces the protein MTMRYTNHDGRQRAFPIRHILRRQTGWHAERQPRSPRTGVPVPVVHNDGSILQSGQDLLTWIGHSSFLLQLAGCNMLIDPVMSASLGGVVPRNVAPGLSWSALPKNIDVVMITHNHRDHMDVPTLKRLGSTPLYLVPHGMQRWFLKNGFPHVREFEWWQQTEVFGIKVTFVPAEHWSRRGLLDMNTSWWGGFVIEHDGFRAYHAGDTAWFEGFSEIGRRCGPIDVAMLPIGAYAPRWFMRHQHMDPDDAMKAFAALGAELFVAMHWGTFKLTDEPLQEPPLRLRDLWHKAHLPATRLAIPAIGQSLQLVRGAALQLAIPAG, from the coding sequence ATGACTATGCGCTATACCAATCATGACGGTCGTCAACGCGCCTTTCCCATCCGGCATATCCTGCGCCGCCAAACCGGCTGGCATGCGGAACGGCAACCGCGTTCGCCGCGCACTGGTGTGCCGGTGCCGGTGGTGCATAACGACGGCTCTATTTTGCAATCGGGACAAGATCTGCTGACCTGGATTGGCCACTCCTCATTTCTGCTGCAACTGGCGGGCTGCAACATGCTGATCGACCCAGTGATGTCGGCGTCACTGGGTGGGGTGGTGCCGCGTAATGTCGCGCCGGGCTTAAGCTGGTCGGCGTTACCGAAGAACATTGATGTGGTGATGATCACGCATAATCATCGTGACCATATGGACGTGCCAACCCTGAAACGATTGGGTTCGACGCCGTTATATCTGGTGCCGCACGGCATGCAACGCTGGTTTCTGAAGAATGGTTTTCCGCATGTGCGCGAGTTTGAATGGTGGCAACAAACTGAGGTGTTCGGCATCAAAGTGACTTTTGTGCCCGCCGAACATTGGAGCCGCCGCGGCTTGCTGGATATGAACACCAGCTGGTGGGGTGGTTTTGTCATTGAACATGACGGGTTCCGTGCCTATCACGCCGGTGATACTGCTTGGTTTGAGGGCTTTAGTGAGATTGGCCGGCGTTGTGGCCCGATTGATGTGGCGATGTTACCGATCGGTGCTTATGCGCCGCGCTGGTTTATGCGCCATCAGCACATGGACCCTGATGATGCGATGAAAGCATTTGCCGCCTTAGGGGCTGAGTTGTTTGTTGCCATGCACTGGGGCACGTTCAAACTCACCGATGAACCACTGCAAGAGCCACCGTTACGGCTGCGTGATTTATGGCATAAAGCCCATTTGCCAGCCACCCGTCTGGCGATCCCGGCGATCGGGCAATCGTTGCAATTAGTGCGCGGTGCAGCGTTGCAACTGGCGATCCCGGCGGGATAA
- the malG gene encoding maltose ABC transporter permease MalG, which produces MAIVQTKALRYRLWAAHLSLWVFIGLIMFPLLMVVAISLRSGNFATGELIPSHPSLEHWKLALGFSVTNPDGTVTPPPFPVLLWLWNSVKVATITATGIVALSTTCAYAFARMKFRGKSSLLKGMLIFQMFPAVLSLVALYALFDRIGQYIPFLGLNTHGGLVFAYLGGIALHVWTIKGYFETIDGSLEEAAALDGATPWQAFRLVLLPLSVPILAVVFILSFIGAVTEVPIASLLLRDVGSYTLAVGMQQYLYPQNYLWGDFAAAAVLSAIPITVVFLLAQRWLVGGLTAGGVKG; this is translated from the coding sequence ATGGCTATCGTACAAACTAAAGCATTGCGTTATCGCCTGTGGGCCGCTCATCTTAGTCTATGGGTGTTTATTGGACTGATCATGTTCCCGTTACTGATGGTGGTGGCGATTTCGCTGCGCAGCGGCAACTTCGCTACCGGCGAGCTGATCCCGTCACATCCGTCATTGGAACACTGGAAGCTGGCGCTAGGTTTTAGCGTTACTAATCCGGACGGCACGGTGACGCCACCACCGTTCCCGGTGCTGTTGTGGCTGTGGAACTCGGTGAAAGTCGCCACCATTACCGCGACCGGTATCGTGGCGTTATCGACCACCTGTGCGTATGCGTTTGCCCGCATGAAGTTCCGTGGCAAGAGTTCATTGCTGAAAGGGATGCTGATTTTCCAGATGTTCCCGGCAGTGCTGTCATTGGTGGCGTTATATGCGTTGTTTGACCGGATCGGACAATACATTCCGTTTCTGGGGCTGAACACGCATGGTGGGCTGGTGTTTGCTTATCTGGGCGGCATTGCATTGCATGTCTGGACCATCAAAGGTTATTTCGAAACCATCGACGGCTCGCTGGAAGAAGCAGCGGCGCTGGATGGTGCAACGCCATGGCAGGCTTTCCGTCTGGTGTTATTGCCGCTGTCGGTGCCCATTTTGGCGGTGGTGTTTATTTTGTCGTTCATCGGTGCGGTGACAGAAGTACCGATCGCGTCATTGTTGTTGCGTGATGTCGGCAGCTACACGCTGGCGGTTGGCATGCAGCAATATCTGTATCCACAAAACTATCTGTGGGGGGATTTCGCCGCGGCCGCCGTGCTGTCAGCGATTCCAATCACAGTAGTATTCCTGCTGGCGCAACGTTGGCTGGTGGGCGGTTTAACCGCTGGTGGTGTTAAAGGGTAA
- the malF gene encoding maltose ABC transporter permease MalF: MQLSVAHTTPPRLPQNQKWWRSAIFSRSLLGLVAVLNGYLIVQMYAQREYLFAMLTLLLVGTGLYLFASKKAYSWRYVYPGLVGMGLFVLFPLFCTTGIAFTNYSAVHQLSFERAQSVLLQRQFQSGNTLSFTLLGSDGHWQLQLQDPESNQILLSAPFVLDNQPQRLKMETQTASAEAEKAPLRVITKNRQALGQLTAVMPDGSELVMSSLRQFSATRPLYTLQSDGRGLLNNQTSQLYQPNDKTGFYQAVDAKGAWVPGSAMSPGYTVNIGWDNFLRVLQDKGIQQPFIKIFIWTVLFSGLTVLCTLAIGMVLACLVQWQPLQGKATYRLLLILPYAVPGFISILIFKGLFNQSFGEINLVLEHLLGIKPTWFTDPLLAKAMILIVNVWLGYPYMMILCMGLLKAIPDDLYEASALDGATPLQNFFRITLPLLIKPLTPLLIACFAFNFNNFVLIQLLTNGGPNMLGTSTPAGNTDLLVSYTYRIAFEGGGGQNFGLAAAIATLIFLLVGGLAILNLKASKLSLEQ; this comes from the coding sequence ATGCAGTTATCGGTTGCCCATACCACTCCGCCGCGCCTGCCACAGAATCAGAAGTGGTGGCGCAGCGCGATCTTTTCCCGTTCGTTACTTGGCCTGGTGGCCGTGCTGAACGGTTACTTAATTGTGCAGATGTACGCGCAACGCGAATATCTGTTTGCCATGCTGACGCTGTTGCTGGTTGGCACCGGGTTATATCTGTTTGCCAGCAAAAAAGCCTATTCGTGGCGCTATGTCTACCCGGGGCTGGTGGGCATGGGGCTGTTTGTGTTGTTTCCGTTGTTTTGTACCACCGGCATTGCGTTTACCAATTACAGTGCCGTGCATCAGCTGAGCTTTGAGCGCGCGCAATCCGTGCTGCTGCAACGCCAGTTTCAAAGTGGTAACACCTTGAGTTTTACCCTGCTGGGTAGTGACGGGCATTGGCAGTTACAGCTGCAAGACCCGGAGAGTAACCAGATCCTGTTATCTGCACCGTTTGTGCTGGATAACCAGCCACAGCGGTTAAAAATGGAAACACAAACCGCGTCGGCGGAGGCAGAAAAAGCACCACTACGCGTGATCACCAAAAACCGTCAGGCATTGGGTCAGCTGACCGCAGTGATGCCAGATGGCAGCGAACTGGTGATGAGTTCATTACGTCAGTTCTCGGCCACGCGCCCGTTATATACGTTACAAAGTGATGGTCGTGGTTTGCTGAATAATCAGACCAGTCAGTTGTATCAACCGAATGACAAAACTGGCTTTTATCAGGCGGTCGATGCTAAAGGTGCGTGGGTCCCTGGGTCGGCGATGAGCCCTGGTTACACCGTGAACATTGGCTGGGATAACTTCCTGCGCGTGTTGCAGGACAAAGGTATTCAACAGCCGTTTATCAAGATCTTCATCTGGACGGTGCTGTTTTCTGGCCTAACCGTGCTGTGTACGCTGGCGATTGGCATGGTGCTGGCTTGTCTGGTGCAGTGGCAGCCACTGCAGGGCAAAGCCACCTACCGTTTACTGTTGATTTTACCGTATGCGGTGCCGGGGTTTATCTCGATCCTGATTTTTAAAGGCTTGTTCAACCAAAGTTTTGGTGAAATCAATCTGGTGCTGGAACATCTGCTCGGTATCAAACCGACCTGGTTTACCGACCCGCTGCTGGCGAAAGCGATGATCCTGATCGTTAACGTCTGGCTGGGTTATCCGTACATGATGATCTTGTGTATGGGGCTGCTGAAGGCGATCCCAGATGATTTGTATGAAGCGTCGGCGCTGGATGGGGCAACCCCGTTGCAGAACTTCTTCCGCATCACCTTACCGTTATTGATCAAACCGCTGACCCCGTTGCTGATTGCTTGTTTTGCCTTCAACTTCAATAACTTCGTGTTGATTCAGTTGCTGACCAACGGTGGCCCGAACATGCTTGGCACCAGCACGCCAGCCGGAAATACCGATCTGTTGGTCAGTTATACCTACCGTATTGCTTTCGAAGGCGGCGGTGGACAAAACTTCGGTCTGGCGGCGGCGATTGCCACGTTGATTTTCCTGCTGGTGGGTGGATTAGCAATTCTGAACCTGAAAGCCAGCAAATTGAGTCTGGAACAATAA
- the malE gene encoding maltose/maltodextrin ABC transporter substrate-binding protein MalE, translated as MKKIKNLALTALAALVISAPAMAKLQEGKLVIWINGDKGYNGLAEVGKKFEKDTGVQVLVEHPDKMEEKYPQVAASGDGPDIVFWAHDRFGGYAQSGLLTEVHPSKALKDKMFPFTWDAVRFNGKLIGYPVAVEALSLIYNKDLIKTPPKSWEEIPALDKELRAKGKSAIMWNLQEPYFSWPLLAAAGGYAFKATPEGYDAKNVGVNNAGAQSSLQFIVDLIKNKHISADVDYSIADAAFNKGETAMTINGPWAWSNSDKSGIHYGVAQLPTFKGKMSKAFVGVLTAGINAASPNKDLAAEFLENYLLTDEGLASVNKDKPLGAVSLMSYQKKLEADPRIAATMANAREGEIMPNIPQMTAFWYAEKNAIINATTGRQPVKAALDEVAKQMTK; from the coding sequence ATGAAAAAGATAAAAAATCTGGCGCTGACCGCATTAGCAGCTCTCGTAATTTCTGCTCCGGCGATGGCCAAATTGCAGGAAGGGAAACTGGTTATCTGGATCAATGGTGATAAAGGTTATAACGGTCTGGCGGAAGTCGGCAAAAAATTTGAAAAAGACACCGGCGTACAGGTGCTGGTGGAACATCCGGATAAGATGGAAGAGAAATATCCGCAAGTGGCCGCGTCTGGCGATGGTCCGGATATCGTGTTCTGGGCTCATGACCGTTTCGGTGGTTACGCGCAATCCGGTTTGCTGACCGAAGTGCATCCATCTAAAGCACTGAAAGACAAAATGTTCCCGTTCACTTGGGATGCGGTACGTTTTAACGGCAAGCTGATCGGTTATCCGGTGGCAGTTGAAGCATTATCGCTGATTTATAACAAAGACTTGATCAAGACGCCGCCGAAGAGCTGGGAAGAAATTCCAGCGTTAGATAAAGAATTACGCGCCAAAGGTAAGAGCGCCATCATGTGGAACCTGCAAGAGCCGTACTTCTCTTGGCCATTACTGGCCGCAGCAGGTGGTTATGCCTTCAAAGCCACCCCAGAAGGGTATGATGCGAAAAATGTCGGTGTGAACAATGCCGGTGCGCAATCCAGCCTGCAATTCATTGTTGATTTGATCAAAAACAAACATATCTCAGCAGATGTGGATTACTCGATTGCCGATGCCGCCTTCAATAAAGGTGAAACCGCGATGACCATCAATGGTCCGTGGGCATGGAGCAACTCCGATAAGAGCGGTATCCATTATGGTGTGGCACAGTTGCCAACCTTCAAAGGCAAAATGTCGAAAGCCTTTGTCGGTGTGTTGACCGCCGGTATTAATGCGGCTAGCCCGAATAAAGATCTGGCGGCTGAGTTCCTGGAAAACTACCTGCTGACCGACGAAGGTCTGGCCTCGGTCAACAAAGACAAACCGTTGGGCGCCGTTTCGCTGATGTCGTATCAGAAGAAACTGGAAGCGGATCCGCGTATCGCTGCGACCATGGCGAATGCGCGTGAAGGCGAAATCATGCCAAACATTCCGCAGATGACCGCGTTTTGGTATGCCGAGAAAAACGCCATTATCAATGCCACTACTGGCCGTCAGCCGGTGAAAGCCGCACTGGACGAAGTTGCCAAACAAATGACGAAGTAA
- the malK gene encoding maltose/maltodextrin ABC transporter ATP-binding protein MalK — MAGVTLHNVSKTYGDVAISKDINLEIHNGEFVVFVGPSGCGKSTLLRMIAGLEDITAGDLMIGEKRMNDVPPAERGVGMVFQSYALYPHLSVADNMSFGLKLAGADKPQIQQRVNHASEVLQLAHLLDRKPKALSGGQRQRVAIGRTLVAEPQVFLLDEPLSNLDAGLRVQMRIEIARLHKRLRSTMIYVTHDQVEAMTLADKIVVLEGGRIAQVGKPLELYHYPANRFVAGFIGSPKMNFLPVRVHATEAERVQVELPDEQLLWLHVDGRDLQVGSMLSLGIRPEHLLPGDEAEYRLRGEISVVEQLGNETQIHVQMPTIQQNLVYRHNDVALVEEGSMIEIGLPVHRCHLFREDGTACRRLHKELGV; from the coding sequence ATGGCGGGCGTGACACTACATAACGTAAGCAAAACCTACGGGGATGTGGCGATTTCCAAAGACATCAATCTGGAGATCCATAACGGCGAATTTGTGGTCTTTGTCGGTCCGTCCGGCTGCGGTAAATCAACCCTGCTGCGCATGATTGCCGGCCTAGAAGATATTACCGCTGGTGATTTGATGATCGGCGAAAAACGCATGAACGATGTGCCACCAGCGGAACGTGGTGTCGGCATGGTATTTCAATCGTATGCGCTCTATCCGCACCTCTCGGTGGCCGACAACATGTCGTTTGGCCTGAAACTGGCCGGTGCCGATAAACCGCAGATCCAACAACGTGTCAATCACGCCTCGGAAGTGCTGCAACTGGCACATCTGCTCGATCGCAAACCGAAAGCCTTATCCGGCGGTCAGCGTCAGCGCGTCGCCATTGGCCGCACGCTGGTGGCCGAACCGCAAGTGTTCCTGCTCGATGAACCACTGTCGAACCTCGATGCCGGCCTGCGCGTACAGATGCGCATCGAAATTGCCCGCCTGCATAAACGGCTGCGCAGCACCATGATTTACGTCACTCACGATCAGGTCGAAGCGATGACGCTGGCCGACAAGATCGTGGTGCTGGAAGGCGGCCGTATTGCGCAGGTCGGTAAACCACTCGAACTGTATCACTACCCGGCCAACCGGTTTGTCGCCGGTTTTATCGGCTCGCCGAAAATGAATTTCCTGCCAGTACGGGTGCATGCCACCGAGGCCGAACGCGTGCAGGTCGAGCTACCGGATGAACAGCTGTTATGGCTGCACGTCGATGGCCGCGATCTACAGGTCGGCAGCATGCTGTCACTCGGTATTCGCCCGGAACATCTGCTACCCGGAGACGAAGCTGAATACCGCCTGCGCGGCGAAATCAGTGTGGTCGAACAACTGGGCAACGAAACCCAGATCCACGTGCAAATGCCCACTATTCAGCAAAACCTGGTCTATCGCCACAACGATGTCGCACTGGTCGAGGAAGGTTCCATGATTGAAATCGGCCTGCCTGTCCATCGCTGTCATCTGTTCCGGGAAGATGGCACCGCCTGCCGTCGTCTGCATAAAGAATTGGGCGTCTAG
- a CDS encoding maltoporin, protein MMHHLQKLPLALAIGAVLSSASAMAVDFHGYARSGIGWTNDGGEQQCHKLAGAGSKYRLGNECETYSELKLGQDLYKENDQVFSIDSNVAYSVSQQNDWESTTPAFREMNAQGKNLIAALPGANLWAGKRFYQRHDVHMIDFYYWDISGPGAGLENVDTGFGKFSAAVTRDTETGGSSAFINGETKTKDTNNDIFDLRLASLATNPGGTLELGVDVGHANTAKDYTLADGASKNGQMFTAEHTQSAMGGFNKFVVQYATDSMTSWNNGHAQGSSVNNNGSMVRVIDHGAISLNDKWEMMYVGLYQKTDLDNNSGSTWYSAGIRPMYKWTPIMSTLLETGFDHVKDQASGETNHQYKVTLAQQWQAGNNIWARPAIRLYTTYAKWNEKFSAGTPADDNQLTFGAQFEAWW, encoded by the coding sequence ATGATGCATCATCTGCAAAAACTACCGCTGGCGCTGGCCATCGGCGCAGTATTGAGCTCAGCGTCAGCGATGGCTGTCGATTTCCACGGTTATGCTCGTTCCGGTATCGGCTGGACCAATGACGGCGGCGAACAGCAGTGCCACAAACTGGCCGGCGCTGGCAGCAAATACCGTCTCGGTAACGAATGCGAAACGTATTCCGAGCTGAAACTGGGTCAGGATCTGTATAAAGAAAACGACCAGGTATTTTCTATCGACTCTAACGTCGCTTATTCCGTGTCACAGCAAAACGACTGGGAATCAACCACTCCGGCATTCCGTGAAATGAATGCACAAGGGAAAAACCTGATCGCCGCACTGCCCGGTGCCAATCTGTGGGCCGGTAAACGCTTCTATCAGCGTCATGATGTGCACATGATCGACTTCTACTACTGGGATATTTCTGGCCCCGGTGCTGGGTTAGAAAATGTTGATACTGGTTTTGGTAAATTCTCAGCTGCGGTAACTCGTGATACCGAAACCGGTGGTTCTAGCGCATTTATTAATGGCGAAACTAAGACCAAAGATACCAACAACGATATCTTCGATTTACGTTTAGCCAGCCTAGCTACCAACCCAGGCGGCACACTGGAACTGGGCGTTGATGTCGGTCATGCCAACACTGCCAAAGATTACACACTGGCAGATGGCGCATCGAAAAATGGCCAGATGTTCACTGCAGAACACACGCAAAGTGCAATGGGCGGCTTCAACAAGTTTGTTGTGCAATACGCCACCGACTCCATGACCTCCTGGAATAATGGTCATGCACAAGGTTCCAGCGTAAACAACAATGGCAGCATGGTGCGCGTCATCGATCACGGCGCTATCAGCCTGAATGACAAGTGGGAAATGATGTACGTTGGTTTGTATCAAAAAACCGATCTGGATAACAACAGCGGTAGCACTTGGTACAGCGCGGGTATCCGTCCAATGTACAAATGGACGCCGATCATGAGTACCTTGTTGGAAACTGGTTTTGACCACGTCAAAGATCAGGCCTCTGGTGAAACCAACCATCAATATAAAGTGACCTTGGCGCAACAATGGCAAGCCGGTAACAACATCTGGGCTCGTCCGGCGATCCGTCTGTACACCACTTATGCAAAATGGAACGAAAAATTCAGCGCGGGCACCCCTGCTGACGACAACCAGCTGACCTTCGGCGCACAATTCGAAGCCTGGTGGTAA
- the malM gene encoding maltose operon protein MalM — protein sequence MKHTALALCLSLTLTSFSAFATDSSAAPALTMAQLQTIHWQPASIGQTQEFDLTNTGQTATFTNASGKVLALQLPADHGALTIQVRSLIEDKQVFAPNVLVLDQQQRPAAFYPSNQFSYQPASLLTGDRLESTLKLSPAPGQKSIYLLVYTTPRDLQQQTVLQGASKAYAKATGNQPPDIPDPVAQHVNGGQLSLKISAERTNDTISIGNNDTTAIATPLSAANAPTEKTATTTALLPATENYFNQQIRQALKSGDLSQALTLLQEAERLGSSSARTTFMDNVQPRH from the coding sequence ATGAAACACACTGCGCTCGCACTCTGCCTGTCTTTGACGCTAACCAGCTTTTCCGCCTTCGCAACCGATTCTTCTGCGGCGCCCGCGCTCACCATGGCGCAGTTACAAACCATACACTGGCAACCGGCCTCGATCGGACAAACGCAGGAATTTGATCTGACCAATACCGGACAAACCGCCACCTTTACCAATGCCAGTGGCAAAGTGCTGGCACTGCAATTACCCGCCGACCATGGCGCGCTGACCATTCAGGTACGCAGTCTGATCGAGGATAAACAGGTATTCGCTCCCAACGTGCTGGTGTTGGATCAACAACAACGCCCTGCGGCGTTTTACCCCAGCAACCAGTTCAGTTATCAACCCGCCTCGCTGCTGACCGGTGATCGTCTGGAAAGTACATTGAAGCTCTCACCAGCACCGGGGCAAAAAAGTATCTATCTGCTGGTCTACACCACACCGCGGGATTTACAGCAGCAGACTGTCTTGCAAGGCGCGTCAAAAGCCTATGCCAAAGCCACCGGCAACCAGCCACCAGATATTCCCGACCCCGTGGCACAACACGTAAATGGTGGCCAACTTAGCCTGAAAATCAGCGCCGAACGCACCAACGACACTATTAGTATTGGCAATAATGACACCACTGCCATTGCCACACCGCTTTCGGCGGCCAATGCGCCAACTGAAAAAACGGCAACCACAACGGCTTTGTTACCCGCCACCGAAAATTACTTTAATCAGCAGATCCGCCAAGCGCTCAAAAGTGGTGATCTGTCGCAAGCCTTAACGCTGCTGCAAGAAGCCGAACGACTGGGTTCAAGCTCAGCCCGTACCACTTTCATGGACAATGTACAGCCACGGCATTAA
- the malK gene encoding maltose/maltodextrin ABC transporter ATP-binding protein MalK — protein MAGVILRNVSKTFGDVTISKDINLDINDGEFVVFVGPSGCGKSTLLRMIAGLEDISAGDLLIGEQRMNDIPPAERGVGMVFQSYALYPHLSVADNMSFGLKLAGTHKIEIQQRVQQAADILQLTTLLDRQPKALSGGQRQRVAIGRTLVAEPHVFLLDEPLSNLDAALRVQMRIELARLHKRLGCTMIYVTHDQIEAMTLAHKIVVLDGGAISQVGKPLELYHYPANRFVAGFIGSPKMNFLPVTVLAVEPQQVEVELMGQTRLWLTVDGSNVAIGEAMTLGIRPEHLLDADNSQHQLYGEILVVEQLGNETQIHLQLPGYVEPLVYRHHDVAVVAEGVPLAIGIPAERCHLFHADGRACHRLHPEPGV, from the coding sequence ATGGCGGGAGTTATCCTGCGTAATGTCAGTAAAACCTTCGGTGATGTCACTATTTCCAAAGATATCAATCTGGATATTAACGACGGTGAATTTGTCGTGTTTGTTGGGCCGTCTGGCTGTGGCAAATCCACCTTGCTGCGCATGATCGCCGGTCTGGAAGATATCTCAGCCGGTGATTTACTGATCGGAGAACAACGCATGAATGACATTCCGCCGGCCGAACGCGGTGTCGGCATGGTGTTCCAATCGTATGCGCTTTATCCGCACCTGAGTGTGGCCGACAATATGTCGTTTGGCCTAAAATTAGCCGGTACCCACAAAATAGAAATTCAGCAGCGCGTACAACAAGCCGCCGATATTTTGCAGCTCACTACCTTACTGGATCGCCAGCCGAAAGCGTTGTCTGGCGGCCAACGGCAACGGGTGGCGATTGGTCGCACCCTCGTAGCAGAACCGCATGTATTCCTGCTCGACGAACCGCTATCCAATCTGGATGCCGCATTGCGGGTGCAAATGCGCATTGAGCTGGCCCGACTGCACAAACGTCTGGGCTGCACCATGATTTACGTTACCCACGATCAGATCGAAGCCATGACACTGGCACATAAAATCGTGGTACTGGACGGTGGCGCCATCTCTCAGGTGGGTAAACCACTCGAACTCTACCATTACCCGGCTAACCGTTTTGTCGCCGGCTTTATCGGTTCCCCGAAAATGAATTTTCTGCCCGTCACCGTGCTGGCCGTGGAACCACAGCAGGTAGAAGTGGAACTGATGGGGCAAACCCGTCTTTGGCTGACGGTCGACGGCAGCAATGTTGCGATCGGCGAAGCGATGACGCTGGGTATTCGCCCTGAACACTTGCTGGATGCCGATAACAGTCAGCATCAGTTATATGGTGAAATTCTGGTGGTCGAGCAGCTTGGCAATGAGACCCAAATTCATCTGCAGCTACCCGGTTATGTGGAACCACTGGTTTACCGCCACCATGATGTTGCTGTGGTGGCGGAAGGGGTGCCACTGGCAATTGGTATTCCAGCCGAACGTTGTCATCTGTTCCATGCCGATGGACGCGCCTGCCACCGACTGCATCCGGAACCCGGTGTGTAA
- the rfaD gene encoding ADP-glyceromanno-heptose 6-epimerase — protein MIIVTGGAGFIGSNLVKALNQAGRKDIVVVDDLTDGTKFANLVDLDIADYIDKDEFIARIVSGDHFEEWGGISAILHQGACSATTEWNGKFVMDVNYEYSKDLLHYCLEYGVQFIYASSAATYGGRNDNFIEERRFEQPLNVYGYSKFLFDEYVRRILPETDLQIVGLKYFNVYGPREQHKGSMASVAFHLNNQVLKGENVKLFEGCDGFPNGGQTRDFIYVEDVAKVVLWFMNHPDKSGIFNCGTGKAEPFQNVAEAVIKHHGKGEIEYIPFPEHLKGRYQSYTQADLTKLRATGCDVKFRTVAEGVAEYMAWLNK, from the coding sequence ATGATCATCGTAACTGGTGGCGCCGGTTTTATCGGCAGTAATCTGGTAAAAGCATTAAACCAAGCGGGTCGTAAAGACATCGTCGTGGTTGACGATCTGACTGACGGCACCAAATTTGCCAATCTGGTTGATCTCGATATAGCTGATTACATTGATAAAGACGAGTTTATTGCCCGCATCGTTTCCGGCGATCATTTCGAAGAGTGGGGCGGCATCAGCGCCATTCTGCACCAAGGCGCCTGCTCAGCCACCACCGAGTGGAACGGCAAGTTCGTCATGGACGTCAACTACGAATATTCCAAAGATCTGCTGCACTACTGCCTGGAATATGGCGTGCAGTTTATTTACGCCTCATCTGCCGCTACTTACGGTGGCCGCAATGACAACTTCATCGAAGAACGTCGCTTCGAACAGCCGCTGAACGTTTACGGTTACTCAAAATTCCTGTTCGATGAATATGTGCGTCGTATTCTGCCGGAAACCGATCTGCAGATCGTTGGTCTGAAATACTTCAACGTCTATGGCCCGCGTGAACAGCATAAAGGCAGCATGGCCAGTGTCGCGTTCCACCTAAACAATCAGGTGCTGAAAGGCGAAAACGTCAAACTGTTCGAAGGTTGTGACGGCTTCCCAAATGGCGGTCAGACGCGAGACTTCATCTACGTGGAAGATGTCGCCAAAGTAGTACTGTGGTTTATGAACCACCCCGACAAATCCGGCATATTCAACTGCGGTACTGGCAAAGCCGAACCATTCCAGAACGTGGCAGAAGCTGTCATCAAACACCACGGTAAAGGTGAAATTGAATACATTCCGTTCCCAGAGCACCTGAAAGGCCGTTACCAGAGCTACACGCAGGCCGATCTCACCAAGCTGCGCGCCACCGGCTGTGACGTGAAATTCCGCACCGTTGCAGAAGGTGTCGCTGAATACATGGCTTGGTTAAACAAATAA